From one Nonomuraea polychroma genomic stretch:
- a CDS encoding HAD family hydrolase, whose protein sequence is MTSVGFDLDMTLADTRSGIAAVYDELSVRLGVPIDSAAVVSRLGPPLEVELANWLPAEEVAAAAELYREIYPEMGVPVHTAMAGAHDAIAAVRAAGGRVIVVTGKNQRDAIGTVEVLGLVVDEVVGSVFGAGKGSALARFGAAAYVGDHVADIEAARAGGAVSVAVATGPYTVGELREHGADVALSDLTEFAEWYTGWSQRDELR, encoded by the coding sequence ATGACTTCGGTGGGCTTCGACCTTGACATGACATTGGCGGATACGCGATCGGGTATCGCTGCGGTTTACGATGAGCTGTCCGTGCGTTTGGGGGTGCCCATCGACAGCGCGGCGGTCGTCTCGCGGCTGGGCCCGCCCCTGGAGGTCGAGCTGGCCAACTGGCTGCCCGCTGAGGAGGTCGCCGCGGCGGCGGAGCTGTATCGGGAGATCTATCCGGAGATGGGGGTTCCGGTGCACACCGCCATGGCGGGCGCGCACGACGCGATCGCCGCCGTACGCGCGGCCGGCGGCCGGGTCATCGTGGTGACCGGCAAGAACCAACGTGACGCCATCGGCACGGTCGAGGTGCTCGGCCTGGTCGTGGACGAGGTGGTCGGCTCGGTTTTCGGCGCGGGCAAGGGTTCGGCACTCGCGCGGTTCGGCGCGGCGGCCTATGTTGGTGACCATGTCGCGGACATCGAGGCGGCGCGTGCGGGCGGGGCCGTGAGCGTGGCCGTCGCGACCGGTCCTTACACGGTGGGAGAGCTGCGTGAGCACGGAGCCGATGTGGCGCTGTCTGATCTGACCGAATTCGCCGAGTGGTACACCGGTTGGTCCCAGCGCGACGAACTCCGGTAA
- a CDS encoding cold-shock protein: MPSGKVKWYDADKGFGFLTRDDGGEVFVHSSALPTGAGPLKPGQKVEFGVAEGRRGQQALSVRILEQPPTLAKPKPKGKRKKPDEMVVIVEDLIKLLDEISTSYQRGKHPDAAHAKKIAQVLRAVADDLDA, translated from the coding sequence GTGCCGAGTGGCAAGGTCAAGTGGTACGACGCCGACAAGGGATTCGGCTTCCTCACCCGCGACGACGGCGGTGAGGTCTTCGTGCATTCATCCGCGCTGCCCACTGGCGCAGGCCCGCTCAAGCCCGGCCAAAAGGTCGAGTTCGGGGTCGCCGAGGGCCGTCGCGGCCAGCAGGCGCTCTCCGTCAGGATCCTGGAGCAGCCGCCGACCCTGGCCAAGCCCAAGCCCAAGGGAAAGCGGAAGAAGCCGGACGAGATGGTGGTCATCGTCGAGGATCTGATCAAGCTGCTGGACGAGATCTCGACCTCCTATCAGCGCGGCAAGCACCCGGACGCGGCGCACGCCAAGAAGATCGCCCAGGTCCTGAGGGCCGTCGCCGACGACCTCGACGCGTAG
- a CDS encoding AMP-binding protein, which translates to MTEQTLGRLAEESWGRFDDHDATFYEGVWHRHHTLAERARRMCGGFIASGVRPGDRVVVMMANSPEVPLIYQALWAAGAVVTPVVFLVGAEELRHILLDSGAAAVVTSPELEETVRAAAVDIPVHVDTAVLEGAAEHGPVRRDPGDLAALMYTGGTTGKAKGVMLSHRGLWQVGKDAWDMSHQEGMNRAIVPVPLSHAYGLIITVASMHATEPQQAVLMRWFDPKAFLTLAAEQRVQYGTVVPAMLQMLLAEPLESHPLPDLAFLTCGAAPLGREVLEEFERRMPGVQILEGYGLTETSAVTTFNPPGRRRIGSVGLPLPGYTITVRDGEGQAMEIGDVGEICVSGESLMLGYWGEHETDPDGTALVGDELRTGDIGCLDDDGYLYIVDRKKDLIIRGGFNVFPRDVEDALNQHPDVVMSGVVGRPDPRVGEEVVAFVQLKPGGTATAEELIEWARERVGRVKYPRDVRFVDTIPVTSVLKLDRKALRARLT; encoded by the coding sequence GTGACCGAGCAAACGCTGGGCCGCCTGGCCGAGGAGTCATGGGGCCGCTTCGACGATCACGACGCGACGTTCTACGAAGGCGTCTGGCATCGCCATCACACGCTCGCCGAGCGGGCCCGCCGGATGTGCGGGGGGTTCATCGCCTCGGGGGTCCGGCCCGGTGATCGGGTCGTCGTGATGATGGCCAATTCGCCGGAGGTGCCGCTGATCTACCAGGCGCTGTGGGCGGCAGGCGCGGTCGTGACGCCCGTGGTGTTCCTCGTCGGAGCCGAGGAGTTGCGGCACATCCTCCTCGACAGCGGCGCGGCGGCGGTCGTGACCTCCCCCGAGCTGGAGGAGACCGTACGGGCCGCCGCCGTCGACATCCCCGTCCATGTTGACACGGCCGTGCTGGAAGGGGCGGCCGAGCACGGTCCGGTCCGCAGGGACCCCGGTGACCTGGCCGCGCTCATGTACACGGGCGGCACCACGGGCAAGGCGAAAGGCGTCATGCTGAGCCACCGCGGCCTCTGGCAGGTCGGGAAGGACGCCTGGGACATGTCCCATCAGGAGGGCATGAACCGCGCGATCGTGCCGGTGCCGCTGTCCCACGCGTACGGGCTGATCATCACCGTCGCCTCGATGCACGCGACCGAGCCGCAGCAGGCCGTGCTCATGCGCTGGTTCGACCCGAAGGCGTTCCTCACGCTGGCAGCCGAGCAACGCGTCCAGTACGGCACCGTCGTGCCCGCCATGCTCCAGATGCTGCTGGCCGAGCCCTTGGAGTCACACCCTCTCCCCGACCTGGCCTTCCTCACCTGCGGGGCCGCGCCGCTCGGCAGGGAGGTGCTGGAGGAGTTCGAGCGCAGGATGCCCGGCGTGCAGATTCTCGAAGGGTACGGCCTCACCGAGACCAGCGCCGTCACCACGTTCAACCCGCCGGGCCGGCGCCGGATCGGCAGCGTCGGCCTGCCGCTGCCCGGCTACACGATCACCGTTCGCGACGGCGAGGGCCAAGCCATGGAGATCGGGGACGTCGGCGAGATCTGCGTGTCGGGAGAGTCCCTGATGCTCGGCTACTGGGGCGAGCACGAGACCGATCCCGACGGCACCGCGCTGGTCGGCGACGAGCTGCGAACCGGCGACATCGGCTGCCTGGACGACGACGGCTACCTCTACATCGTGGACAGGAAGAAGGACCTGATCATCCGCGGCGGCTTCAACGTGTTCCCGCGCGACGTCGAGGACGCGCTCAACCAGCACCCCGACGTGGTGATGTCGGGGGTGGTCGGCCGCCCCGACCCTCGCGTCGGGGAGGAGGTCGTGGCGTTCGTCCAGCTCAAGCCGGGCGGCACGGCCACGGCCGAGGAGCTGATCGAGTGGGCGCGCGAGCGGGTGGGCCGGGTGAAGTATCCGCGGGATGTCCGGTTCGTCGACACGATCCCGGTCACGAGCGTGCTCAAACTCGACCGCAAGGCCCTGCGGGCCCGGCTGACCTGA
- a CDS encoding DUF4190 domain-containing protein, with protein MSQQDPSGHPYQPYGAPYGEQPPPGYGYGYGYPPPPRHEGPSANAIVSLILNILAVVSCCNIFGIPGAILAGLAISRAPHEPERARTMVMWSWVLLGLGFALGVALFLFLGLSGYLND; from the coding sequence ATGAGTCAGCAAGATCCGTCGGGGCATCCGTACCAGCCTTATGGCGCCCCCTACGGTGAGCAGCCTCCCCCTGGTTACGGCTATGGATACGGCTACCCGCCGCCCCCGCGCCACGAGGGGCCGAGCGCCAACGCCATCGTCTCGCTGATCCTCAACATTCTCGCCGTCGTCTCCTGCTGCAACATCTTCGGGATCCCCGGCGCGATCCTCGCCGGGTTGGCGATCAGCCGGGCGCCCCACGAGCCCGAGCGCGCACGTACCATGGTGATGTGGAGCTGGGTCCTGCTGGGGCTCGGCTTCGCGCTGGGGGTCGCCCTCTTCCTCTTCCTCGGCCTCAGCGGATATCTCAACGACTGA
- a CDS encoding helicase C-terminal domain-containing protein, producing MEFTEWIRGRTDDQLRALVSARPELITPVPAHLEGLASRAASPSAIGRALDRLDRFTLAVVETLAVQDGPVPKGRLRELVSAALEDGDAEPALSAALGRLADLALVYGTDDALDLGPGVRKALQDPAGLGPRAVDAFRHHPPEQLDEMADDVAPGTAGSGKERLAAALADPATLVEEVSPEARAALDQLAWGPPAGRVPNARREVRRDSARSPIEELLARGLLAATGEESVTLPREVGLYLRGGRVHRGLLAVPPPLDGAVRDRGLADRTAAGQAFSFVRSVEELCERWSIEPPGVLRTGGLGVRDLKRTASELDLPEWVAALVVEVAHAAGLIAAGGGVDGEWLPTPGYDLWRVRGTSDRWVTLAATWLQMDRMPGLVGERDERDRPLNALHTELRRSSAPGVRAATLAVLAAAPGLAPARDSVLERLAWEQPRRRGPLREQLTEFALREAEQVGVTGLGALSGHGRALIEGGDAAGVLAPLLPEPVDHVLLQADLTAVAPGPLTSELNRWMTLTADVESKGGATVYRFSEGSVRRALDAGHGGEELLAMLSRHSATPVPQALSYLVSDVARRHGRIRVGTASAYIRCDDPALLDQITADRRSAALRLRRLAPTVIASRSSRAALVDSLRAMGYSPVAESLDGDVIISQLDSRRAEAAAPVRAVAAVNGIDPEVAAAAVRALRAGDAAHLARREPVDAPNGQLPRGPATATISALQEAIKQGVRVWIGYLDSQGNATSRILEPARMEGGYLTAYDETRAAVHRFALHRITGVAGL from the coding sequence ATGGAGTTCACGGAGTGGATCAGGGGGCGCACCGACGACCAGCTGCGGGCGCTCGTCTCGGCGCGTCCGGAGTTGATCACTCCGGTGCCCGCTCATCTGGAGGGTCTGGCGTCGCGGGCGGCCAGTCCTTCGGCGATCGGCAGGGCGCTCGACCGGCTCGACCGCTTCACGCTCGCGGTCGTCGAGACGCTCGCCGTGCAGGACGGCCCGGTTCCGAAGGGACGCCTGCGCGAGCTCGTCAGCGCGGCTCTGGAGGACGGCGACGCCGAGCCGGCGCTGTCCGCCGCGCTCGGCAGGTTGGCCGATCTCGCCCTGGTCTACGGAACCGACGACGCTCTCGACCTCGGGCCAGGCGTGCGCAAGGCCCTGCAGGACCCGGCCGGGCTGGGCCCCAGGGCGGTGGACGCGTTCCGGCACCATCCGCCGGAGCAGCTCGACGAAATGGCCGACGACGTCGCCCCCGGCACCGCAGGATCGGGCAAGGAACGTCTGGCGGCCGCGCTGGCCGACCCCGCCACGCTGGTCGAGGAAGTGTCGCCCGAGGCCAGGGCGGCGCTCGACCAGCTCGCCTGGGGGCCGCCGGCGGGCCGCGTGCCCAACGCCAGGCGCGAGGTGCGCCGGGACTCGGCCCGCTCCCCCATCGAGGAGCTGCTGGCCCGCGGCCTGCTGGCCGCTACCGGCGAGGAGAGCGTGACGCTGCCCCGCGAGGTCGGTCTCTACCTACGGGGCGGGCGGGTGCATCGCGGCCTGCTCGCCGTGCCGCCGCCGCTCGACGGCGCCGTACGCGATCGCGGGCTGGCCGACCGCACCGCGGCCGGGCAGGCGTTCTCGTTCGTCAGGTCGGTCGAGGAGTTGTGCGAGCGGTGGAGCATCGAGCCGCCGGGCGTGCTGCGTACCGGTGGTCTCGGCGTGCGGGACCTGAAGCGCACGGCAAGCGAGCTGGACCTGCCCGAGTGGGTGGCGGCGCTCGTCGTGGAGGTGGCGCACGCGGCCGGGCTGATCGCGGCCGGCGGCGGGGTGGACGGCGAGTGGCTGCCGACCCCCGGCTACGACCTGTGGCGGGTCAGGGGGACCTCGGACCGATGGGTGACGCTGGCGGCCACATGGCTGCAGATGGACCGGATGCCCGGGCTGGTGGGCGAGCGGGACGAGCGTGACAGGCCGCTGAACGCCCTGCACACCGAGCTGCGCCGCTCGTCCGCGCCCGGCGTGCGGGCCGCCACGCTGGCCGTGCTGGCGGCAGCGCCTGGCCTGGCGCCCGCGCGTGACTCCGTGCTGGAACGGCTGGCGTGGGAGCAGCCGCGCCGCCGCGGCCCGCTGCGCGAGCAGCTGACCGAGTTCGCGTTGCGGGAGGCCGAGCAGGTCGGCGTGACCGGCCTGGGCGCGTTGTCCGGACACGGGCGGGCGCTGATCGAGGGCGGGGACGCCGCGGGCGTGCTCGCGCCGCTGCTGCCCGAGCCGGTCGACCACGTGCTGCTCCAGGCCGACCTGACCGCCGTCGCGCCGGGACCGCTCACGAGCGAGCTCAACCGCTGGATGACGCTCACCGCCGACGTGGAGTCGAAGGGCGGGGCCACGGTCTACCGGTTCAGCGAGGGGTCCGTCCGCCGGGCGCTGGACGCCGGGCACGGGGGCGAGGAGCTGCTGGCGATGTTGTCCAGGCACTCGGCCACACCGGTGCCGCAGGCGCTGTCCTACCTGGTGAGCGATGTGGCGCGGCGGCACGGGCGCATCCGCGTGGGCACCGCGAGCGCGTACATCCGCTGCGACGACCCCGCGCTGCTCGACCAGATCACCGCCGATCGCCGCTCGGCGGCGTTGCGGTTGCGCCGGCTCGCGCCCACCGTGATCGCCTCACGCTCGTCCAGGGCGGCGCTGGTGGACTCGCTACGTGCGATGGGGTATTCGCCCGTGGCCGAGTCGCTCGACGGCGACGTGATCATCTCGCAGCTCGACAGCCGCCGCGCCGAGGCGGCGGCGCCGGTCCGCGCCGTGGCCGCGGTCAACGGCATCGACCCCGAGGTGGCCGCGGCGGCCGTACGCGCGTTGCGGGCCGGCGACGCGGCGCACCTGGCGCGGCGCGAGCCCGTGGACGCCCCGAACGGCCAGCTGCCGCGCGGGCCCGCGACCGCCACGATCTCGGCCCTGCAGGAGGCCATCAAGCAGGGCGTGCGCGTGTGGATCGGCTACCTCGACTCGCAGGGCAACGCGACCTCGCGCATCCTGGAGCCGGCGAGGATGGAGGGCGGCTACCTCACTGCCTACGACGAGACCAGGGCCGCCGTCCACCGCTTCGCCCTGCACCGCATCACGGGCGTGGCCGGCCTCTGA
- a CDS encoding TetR/AcrR family transcriptional regulator has translation MTRSTRERIIDESLRLFAERGYSATSVAEIEAASGLSPGAGGLYRHFKSKYEVLAAAINEHAARTRIQVAESLAELSGMEASVDLEERLSHVCRAGLAKVREESELTRVFFRDLSQFPELVAVVREGLLQPMFDAIVTWFRAQPEYRDAEVDWTGISAVLGGAVVHYRLFQETVGELPGHADKDRFVTAWVRLAVGLLPSPAPVS, from the coding sequence ATGACCAGATCGACCCGTGAGCGGATCATCGATGAGTCCCTGCGGCTGTTCGCCGAGCGGGGCTACTCCGCCACGTCCGTGGCAGAGATCGAGGCCGCCTCAGGGCTGTCTCCCGGCGCCGGCGGACTCTACAGGCACTTCAAGTCCAAGTACGAAGTGCTCGCCGCGGCCATCAACGAGCACGCCGCCCGCACCAGGATCCAGGTGGCCGAGAGCCTGGCCGAGCTGAGCGGCATGGAGGCCTCCGTGGATCTGGAGGAACGCCTGTCGCACGTGTGCAGGGCGGGTCTGGCCAAGGTACGCGAGGAGTCCGAGCTGACCCGGGTGTTCTTCCGCGACCTGAGCCAGTTCCCCGAACTGGTCGCCGTCGTCCGCGAAGGGCTGCTGCAGCCCATGTTCGACGCGATCGTCACCTGGTTCCGCGCGCAACCCGAATACCGCGACGCCGAAGTCGACTGGACGGGCATCTCGGCGGTGCTGGGCGGCGCCGTCGTGCACTACCGGCTGTTCCAGGAGACCGTGGGCGAGCTGCCCGGCCACGCGGACAAGGACCGGTTCGTCACCGCCTGGGTACGCCTGGCGGTCGGCCTGCTCCCCAGTCCGGCGCCGGTCAGTTGA
- a CDS encoding DNA repair helicase XPB, with amino-acid sequence MNDGPLIVQSDKTLLLEVDHDKADECRKAIAPFAELERAPEHVHTYRVTPLALWNARAAGHDAEQVIDALISFSRYPVPHALLVDVAETMARYGRLRLEKDPVNGLVLTSSDRAVLEEVLRSKKMQPMLGERLGPDSVIVHPSDRGNVKQALLKLGWPAEDLAGYVDGEQHPIKLVQDGWTLRPYQQEAADAFWHGGSGVVVLPCGAGKTIVGAAAMAHAQATTLIMVTNTVSAHQWKTELLKRTSLTEDEIGEYSGSKKEIRPVTIATYQVMTTRRKGVYSHLELFDARDWGLIVYDEVHLLPAPIFRMTADLQARRRVGLTATLVREDGREGDVFSLIGPKRYDAPWKEMENQGWIAPADCVEVRVTLTDEERLAYAMAESEERYRFCATTPSKTHVTEALVRRHLGEQVLVIGQYIDQLDELGEHLNAPVIKGETRIKERERLYQAFRDKEIQVLVVSKVANFSIDLPEAAIAIQVSGTFGSRQEEAQRLGRVLRPKADGGGARFYTVVSRDTVDQEFAAHRQRFLAEQGYAYSIIDADDVLDGV; translated from the coding sequence GTGAACGACGGCCCGCTCATCGTCCAGTCGGACAAAACGCTGTTGCTCGAGGTCGACCACGACAAGGCCGACGAATGCCGCAAGGCGATCGCCCCATTCGCCGAGCTCGAGCGTGCTCCCGAGCATGTGCACACCTACCGCGTCACCCCGCTGGCCCTGTGGAACGCCCGCGCCGCCGGCCATGACGCCGAGCAGGTCATCGACGCGCTGATCAGCTTCAGCCGCTACCCGGTGCCGCACGCGCTGCTCGTCGACGTCGCCGAGACCATGGCCCGCTACGGCCGGCTGCGGCTGGAGAAGGACCCGGTCAACGGCCTCGTCCTGACCTCCAGCGACCGCGCCGTGCTGGAAGAGGTGCTGCGCTCCAAGAAGATGCAGCCGATGCTGGGCGAGCGGCTCGGACCCGACTCCGTCATCGTGCACCCGAGCGACCGCGGCAACGTCAAGCAGGCGCTGCTCAAGCTGGGCTGGCCGGCCGAGGACCTGGCCGGTTACGTCGACGGCGAGCAGCACCCGATCAAGCTGGTGCAGGACGGCTGGACGCTGCGGCCCTACCAGCAGGAGGCGGCCGACGCCTTCTGGCACGGCGGCTCCGGCGTGGTCGTGCTGCCCTGTGGCGCGGGCAAGACGATCGTGGGGGCGGCCGCCATGGCCCACGCCCAGGCCACCACGCTGATCATGGTGACCAACACCGTCTCGGCCCACCAGTGGAAGACCGAGCTGCTCAAGCGCACCTCGCTGACCGAGGACGAGATCGGCGAATACTCCGGCTCGAAGAAGGAGATCCGCCCGGTCACCATCGCCACCTACCAGGTGATGACCACCAGGCGGAAAGGCGTCTACAGCCACCTGGAGCTGTTCGACGCGCGCGACTGGGGACTGATCGTCTACGACGAGGTGCACCTGCTGCCCGCGCCGATCTTCCGCATGACCGCCGACCTGCAGGCCCGCAGGCGCGTCGGGCTGACCGCGACGCTGGTGCGCGAGGACGGGCGCGAGGGCGACGTGTTCTCGCTCATCGGTCCCAAGCGCTACGACGCGCCCTGGAAGGAGATGGAGAACCAGGGCTGGATCGCGCCTGCCGACTGCGTCGAGGTGCGCGTGACGCTGACGGACGAGGAGCGGCTGGCGTACGCGATGGCCGAGTCGGAGGAGCGTTATCGCTTCTGCGCCACCACGCCGTCCAAGACCCACGTGACCGAGGCGCTGGTCAGGCGGCATCTGGGCGAGCAGGTGCTGGTCATCGGGCAATACATCGACCAGCTCGACGAGCTCGGCGAGCACCTCAACGCGCCGGTCATCAAGGGCGAGACCAGGATCAAGGAGCGCGAGCGCCTCTACCAGGCCTTCCGCGACAAGGAGATCCAGGTGCTGGTGGTGTCGAAGGTGGCCAACTTCTCCATCGACCTGCCGGAGGCGGCGATCGCGATCCAGGTGTCGGGGACGTTCGGCTCCCGGCAGGAGGAGGCGCAGCGGCTCGGGCGGGTGTTGCGGCCGAAGGCCGACGGCGGGGGCGCCCGGTTCTACACCGTCGTCAGCAGGGACACGGTGGACCAGGAGTTCGCGGCGCATCGGCAGCGGTTCCTGGCCGAGCAGGGGTACGCGTACTCGATCATCGACGCCGACGACGTACTCGACGGCGTGTGA
- a CDS encoding MFS transporter codes for MEGGWERAREITRRVGRGVADAGRATARAGKATASGTARAGKATAKGAQKVGKATRRLTYANGADRTGLGRLIELSAGNSASDALVTVALASTVFFGVPVGEARGSVALYLVITMLPFALLAPFVGPILDRFRSGRRYVMAGTLFGRGLLCFAMAAAVGPGDLPTLFIGALGVLVLSKAYNVSRAAIMPNVLPADITLVSANARVALFTLVAAGVAVPVGAGMTAWLGSAAVLRIAMVAFLLLGVVAVRLPRHVDSPDLEEEGAQPSRWRTLLKVGPAVAEAVWANLAIRVFSGFLLFFLLFLVQDKAVPWLAVNQSWAQDPFFDIPKTIALLAAAAGLGGLAGAAVANWTRNHAPQLIVLITLAVTVVTTIVTAIFFGLWAALAISLITAFAQELGKLALDAIVQREIGEEVRSSTFGVVEAVLQLAWVFGGLIGLLLSLTGSSLAGLVTLAVALTVALGWLLVARSKRVRATNAKLARQRAEASEHAPRRAEEDDLDPQPGDTLDSTKPLTNPFG; via the coding sequence GTGGAGGGTGGCTGGGAGCGAGCTCGCGAGATCACGCGGCGCGTCGGGCGAGGAGTCGCCGACGCCGGCCGCGCGACCGCGCGTGCCGGAAAGGCCACGGCCAGCGGCACCGCGCGGGCCGGCAAGGCCACGGCCAAGGGCGCGCAGAAGGTCGGGAAGGCCACGCGGAGGCTGACGTACGCCAATGGCGCCGACCGCACCGGGCTCGGCCGGCTGATCGAGCTGTCGGCGGGCAACAGCGCAAGCGACGCGCTGGTGACGGTGGCGCTGGCGAGCACGGTCTTCTTCGGCGTGCCCGTCGGCGAGGCACGCGGCTCGGTGGCTCTCTACCTGGTCATCACGATGTTGCCGTTCGCGCTGCTGGCGCCGTTCGTGGGGCCGATACTCGACAGGTTCAGGTCGGGGCGGCGTTACGTGATGGCGGGCACGTTGTTCGGGCGCGGCCTGCTGTGTTTCGCGATGGCCGCCGCGGTCGGCCCCGGCGACCTGCCGACGTTGTTCATCGGCGCGCTGGGCGTGCTGGTGTTGTCGAAGGCTTACAACGTGTCCCGGGCGGCGATCATGCCGAACGTGCTGCCCGCCGACATCACGCTGGTGTCGGCGAACGCGCGGGTGGCGCTGTTCACGCTGGTCGCGGCGGGGGTGGCGGTGCCCGTCGGGGCGGGCATGACGGCGTGGCTGGGCAGCGCGGCGGTGCTGCGCATCGCGATGGTGGCCTTCCTGCTGCTCGGCGTCGTCGCGGTACGCCTGCCGCGCCACGTCGACTCCCCCGACCTGGAGGAAGAGGGCGCCCAGCCGTCCCGCTGGCGCACCCTGCTCAAGGTCGGCCCCGCGGTCGCCGAGGCCGTCTGGGCGAACCTGGCCATCCGCGTCTTCTCCGGCTTCCTGCTGTTCTTCCTGCTGTTCCTGGTGCAGGACAAGGCGGTGCCGTGGCTGGCGGTGAACCAGTCATGGGCGCAGGATCCGTTCTTCGACATCCCCAAGACGATCGCGCTGCTGGCCGCGGCGGCGGGGCTCGGCGGCCTGGCAGGCGCGGCCGTGGCGAACTGGACGCGTAACCACGCCCCTCAGCTGATCGTGCTGATCACGCTGGCCGTGACCGTCGTGACGACGATCGTCACCGCGATCTTCTTCGGGCTGTGGGCCGCGCTGGCGATCTCCCTCATCACGGCGTTCGCGCAGGAATTGGGCAAGCTCGCGCTCGACGCGATCGTGCAGCGGGAGATCGGCGAGGAGGTGCGCTCGTCGACGTTCGGCGTCGTCGAGGCGGTGCTCCAGCTCGCCTGGGTGTTCGGCGGCCTGATCGGGCTGCTGCTCTCGCTGACCGGGAGCAGCCTGGCCGGCCTGGTCACGCTGGCCGTCGCGCTGACCGTCGCGCTCGGCTGGCTGCTGGTGGCCAGGAGCAAGCGCGTACGCGCCACCAACGCCAAACTGGCCAGGCAGCGGGCCGAGGCGAGCGAGCACGCCCCGCGGCGGGCCGAGGAAGACGACCTCGACCCGCAGCCAGGCGACACGCTGGACTCGACCAAGCCGCTGACCAACCCTTTCGGCTGA